One part of the Solanum dulcamara chromosome 8, daSolDulc1.2, whole genome shotgun sequence genome encodes these proteins:
- the LOC129898947 gene encoding uncharacterized protein LOC129898947 yields MDSSKPNPQSMRVLIRPPIPPSHSQTPPVPPSHAQVPAPSPHLPPSTSSEAPPTSLSPLNPQSGVVVVGFIGKRHDDVAYLMNRIIDSNVFGSGGLDKPMFVDKPDEKTDFAVTADMKSWFECRNISYYHDEEKGILFLQFTSTRCPLMEDNLESKMGFDSLLEDYEYGDLQAMLFMFSVCHVVVFIQEGPRFDTQILKKLRILQAAKQAMTPFVKSQSLSSSLSGSPFASPSRRAASGRSSNNPSPVKSRGIFNRNNSAITLMSGLGSSSLLPGQCTPVTLFVFLDDFADDYPSSSVEEPADISSANQSSNVGASARPSLAPKGSGSVVVLPRPMSKSEGGFRKKLQSSLEAQIRFSFKKCRTLSGSETGHTGSRSGGVSNSAMLFSLDASKAVALLDITSNKRGESLEFATGLVEDVLNGKATSDSLLFESHSQSANREDLLSINEFICRQTDILRGRGGVFSNTNSGPASGVGMVAVAAAAAAASAASGKTFTSPELPHLEKWLSSSQLILQAILSAKYAIADETEISKRRQRNSVSPSLEGNASKVSDPLEIAMSFLASGRGINTRFSTLWCQKALPIAKETYLNELPPCYPTSQHKAHLERALHAFNSMVKGPAVQLYLKKLEEECTSIWTSGRQLCDAVSLTGKPCMHQRHDVETGGLCSSDEIKIHSSGYVFLHACACGRSRLLRPDPFDFETANVTFNRSMDCDKLLPTIQLPQGSDTSGPIHSPAWSLIRVGNARYYQPSKGLMQSGFGSTQKFLLRWTILLEKPKYENDLLSSNSEQANINRFSSNARDEPNTNSGIEKAGDLSVQNGYQMQKKSSAGNIKPDDKVNNLGKGVSNFNMRKAFSEVVAGSTSANSGFPPLQSNRQIMSNSEKSIKPKSAREGGREKVNGISDEQVSEKVALIPAIHEVKNHSTIVSNDVTKGNQIFQIGTHLDSMKMNRIEKTRPVTSFKHATVYIGFEHECPRGHRFILTADHLNRLGSPYALPIESVAPSSSENIDHKGVGPFRGGKNGGHGKGRRLANGMISTSSRKLRNLEKSNEGSDDGISNLEGPAQFSRHPVHAVPGKDLETGLQSLNLNDSGYTTSLLDRSLPIYMNCPHCMELKSKNDQTDVRFAGTISQLQRIFLVTPHFPIILAANPVIQFEESCLPPSVPDRKKKLQFCLGCRVILPPESFLSLRLPFIYGVQLENGNLHPLMPFEQQPELTAWITKGTTLQLVSKDIIHEELFT; encoded by the exons ATGGACTCCTCAAAACCAAACCCTCAGTCCATGCGAGTCCTAATTCGACCTCCAATTCCACCTTCTCACTCTCAAACTCCCCCCGTACCCCCTAGCCATGCCCAAGTTCCGGCCCCTTCTCCCCACCTTCCTCCATCAACCTCATCGGAAGCACCACCCACCTCCCTCTCTCCATTAAACCCTCAAAGCGGCGTCGTTGTGGTTGGTTTCATCGGAAAACGCCACGATGACGTCGCTTACCTAATGAACCGGATTATCGATTCTAATGTGTTTGGCTCCGGGGGTTTAGATAAGCCAATGTTTGTTGATAAACCGGATGAAAAGACGGATTTTGCTGTAACCGCCGACATGAAGAGTTGGTTTGAGTGTAGGAATATAAGCTACTATCACGACGAGGAAAAGGGGATTTTGTTTTTGCAATTTACTTCAACTCGATGCCCTCTGATGGAAGACAATTTGGAGTCTAAGATGGGATTTGATTCACTGTTGGAAGACTACGAATATGGGGATCTCCAAGCTATGCTCTTTATGTTCTCT GTTTGTCATGTTGTAGTATTTATCCAAGAAGGGCCACGCTTTGACACCCAGATACTGAAGAAACTTCGCATCTTGCAAGCAGCTAAACAAGCAATGACTCCATTTGTTAAGTCACAATCTCTGTCATCCTCTTTGTCTGGCTCACCTTTTGCATCTCCATCACGTAGAGCTGCATCAGGAAGATCATCTAACAATCCTTCGCCTGTGAAAAGCCGTGGCATTTTCAACCGAAATAATTCAGCAATTACTCTGATGTCAGGTTTAGGTTCATCCTCTTTATTACCCGGGCAGTGTACTCCAGTTAcactttttgtttttcttgacGATTTTGCTGATGATTATCCTAGTTCTAGTGTTGAGGAGCCAGCTGATATTTCCTCAGCGAATCAATCATCAAATGTTGGTGCCTCGGCTCGGCCAAGCTTGGCTCCAAAAGGTTCTGGTTCTGTGGTTGTGCTTCCACGCCCTATGAGTAAATCTGAAGGTGGGTTTAGGAAGAAATTGCAGTCTTCTCTGGAGGCACAGATTCGATTCTCCTTTAAGAAATGCCGGACACTGTCAGGTTCTGAAACTGGTCATACAGGTTCAAGAAGTGGGGGTGTGTCAAATTCGGCAATGCTGTTTTCCCTGGATGCATCAAAGGCTGTTGCACTTTTAGATATAACCTCTAATAAGAGAGGTGAATCCCTTGAATTTGCCACTGGCCTTGTGGAAGATGTTCTGAATGGAAAAGCGACCTCAGATTCTCTGCTATTTGAAAGTCATAGCCAGAGTGCAAATAGAGAAGACTTACTTTCTATCAATGAGTTCATCTGCAGGCAGACTGATATATTAAGAGGAAGAGGGGGTGTGTTTTCGAATACTAACAGTGGTCCAGCTTCTGGTGTTGGCATGGTTGCTGTTGCTGCAGCTGCAGCAGCTGCTTCTGCTGCTTCTGGAAAGACATTTACTTCTCCTGAACTTCCACATTTGGAGAAATGGTTATCTTCTAGTCAGCTTATTCTGCAAGCTATCCTGTCAGCAAAATATGCCATTGCAGACGAGACTGAAATTAGTAAGAGGAGGCAAAGAAATTCTGTTTCACCATCTCTTGAAGGAAATGCTTCAAAAGTTTCAGATCCACTTGAAATTGCAATGTCTTTTTTGGCGAGTGGTAGAGGGATAAATACTAGGTTTTCTACTTTATGGTGCCAAAAGGCCCTTCCAATAGCTAAGGAGACATATTTAAATGAGTTGCCTCCGTGCTACCCAACTTCTCAGCATAAGGCCCATTTGGAGAGGGCTCTGCATGCTTTCAATTCAATGGTCAAGGGACCTGCTGTGCAGTTATACTTGAAGAAACTGGAAGAGGAATGCACATCCATCTGGACTTCTGGCAGGCAACTATGTGATGCTGTTAGCCTCACAGGAAAACCATGCATGCACCAAAGGCATGATGTAGAAACTGGTGGTTTATGTTCAAGTGATGAGATTAAGATACATTCCAGTGGGTACGTCTTCCTCCATGCATGTGCATGTGGTCGTTCAAGACTCCTGCGGCCAGATCCTTTTGATTTTGAAACAGCAAATGTTACTTTTAACCGTTCCATGGATTGTGACAAGCTTCTTCCAACAATTCAGTTACCCCAAGGAAGTGATACAAGTGGGCCCATTCATTCCCCAGCTTGGAGTTTAATCCGAGTTGGGAATGCAAGATACTACCAACCGTCTAAAGGTTTGATGCAGAGTGGCTTCGGTTCTACCCAAAAGTTTCTTCTAAGGTGGACTATCCTCCTTGAGAAGCCTAAATATGAGAATGATTTACTATCAAGCAATTCAGAGCAAGCAAATATAAATAGGTTTAGTAGCAATGCCAGGGATGAGCCTAACACAAATTCAGGCATAGAGAAGGCTGGTGATTTGAGTGTGCAAAATGGATATCAAATGCAAAAGAAGTCTTCTGCAGGAAATATCAAACCAGATGATAAAGTAAATAATTTAGGTAAAGGAGTTTCCAACTTTAATATGAGAAAAGCTTTTTCTGAGGTGGTAGCTGGTTCAACTTCTGCAAATTCAGGATTTCCTCCGCTACAATCAAATAGACAAATTATGTCAAATTCAGAAAAGAGTATTAAGCCAAAAAGTGCAAGAGAAGGAGGTAGAGAGAAGGTTAATGGGATTAGTGATGAACAAGTATCGGAAAAAGTTGCTCTAATTCCTGCTATTCATGAAGTTAAGAATCATAGTACTATTGTTTCTAATGATGTTACTAAAGGTAATCAAATTTTTCAGATAGGCACACATTTGGATTCAATGAAGATGAATAGAATTGAGAAGACCAGACCAGTTACCTCTTTTAAACATGCAACAGTTTACATTGGATTTGAGCATGAGTGCCCCCGTGGGCACCGTTTTATATTAACTGCAGACCATCTCAATAGACTTGGTTCTCCTTATGCATTGCCCATAGAATCTGTCGCCCCTTCATCTTCGGAAAATATAGATCATAAGGGGGTAGGTCCCTTCCGAGGGGGTAAGAATGGTGGCCATGGCAAAGGTCGCCGGCTGGCAAATGGGATGATTTCTACTTCCTCTAGGAAGCTCAGGAATCTGGAAAAGTCAAATGAGGGGTCAGATGACGGAATTTCAAACTTAGAAGGGCCAGCTCAGTTTTCCAGGCATCCAGTACATGCTGTACCAGGAAAAGATCTTGAAACTGGTCTTCAATCTCTAAATCTGAATGACTCTGGCTATACTACCTCCTTGTTAGATAGAAGTTTGCCCATATACATGAACTGCCCCCattgcatggaattgaagagtAAGAATGACCAAACAGATGTGAGATTTGCAGGAACCATTTCACAGCTCCAGAGGATCTTTCTG GTTACACCTCACTTCCCTATCATTTTAGCAGCAAACCCAGTCATACAGTTTGAG GAGTCATGTCTCCCTCCATCTGTGCCAGACCGTAAAAAGAAGTTGCAATTTTGTCTTGGATGTCGAGTAATTTTACCCCCAGAGAGTTTTCTGTCACTTAGACTACCTTTTATTTATGGTGTACAGCTGGAAAATGGAAACCTCCATCCTCTCATGCCTTTTGAACAGCAGCCTGAACTCACTGCCTGGATAACCAAAGGCACAACATTGCAGCTTGTATCCAAGGATATCATTCATGAGGAGCTTTTCACATAG
- the LOC129901207 gene encoding probable aquaporin TIP1-1: MQNSPNFITPPSCPLVLTLENIFIFFFSFQLLAVMPIHQIAIGSHEELRHPGALKAALAEFISTLIFVFAGQGSGMAFNKLTDGVATPAGLISASVAHAFGLFVAVAVGANISGGHVNPAVTFGAFVGGNITLFRGILYIVAQLLGSTAACALLEFATGGMSTGSFALSEGVSVWNAFVFEIVMTFGLVYTVYATAVDPKKGDLGVIAPIAIGFIVGANILAGGAFTGASMNPAVSFGPSLVSWTWTHQWVYWAGPLIGGGLAGFIYEFIFISHSHEQIPSGDF; encoded by the exons ATGCAAAATTCCCCTAACTTCATCACTCCCCCATCTTGCCCTTTAGTACTAACgctagaaaatattttcattttttttttctcttttcaattGTTGGCCGTTATGCCGATCCACCAAATTGCTATTGGAAGCCATGAGGAACTCCGCCATCCAGGGGCGCTTAAAGCGGCCTTGGCGGAATTCATCAGTACCCTGATCTTCGTATTCGCAGGTCAGGGTTCTGGTATGGCTTTCAACAAGCTTACCGATGGTGTAGCTACCCCCGCTGGCCTTATCTCCGCCTCTGTAGCACACGCCTTCGGGTTGTTCGTGGCCGTAGCTGTCGGTGCTAACATCTCCGGCGGCCACGTCAACCCGGCTGTTACCTTCGGCGCTTTTGTTGGTGGAAACATCACTTTGTTCCGTGGGATTTTGTACATCGTTGCACAGTTGCTTGGATCCACTGCTGCTTGCGCTCTCCTTGAGTTTGCCACTGGTGGCATG AGCACTGGATCATTTGCATTGTCCGAAGGTGTATCAGTATGGAACGCGTTTGTATTCGAGATAGTGATGACGTTCGGTCTGGTTTACACTGTTTATGCAACTGCAGTTGACCCAAAGAAGGGAGATTTGGGAGTAATTGCACCAATTGCAATTGGTTTCATTGTTGGTGCCAACATTCTAGCTGGTGGAGCATTTACTGGAGCTTCAATGAACCCAGCTGTCTCATTTGGGCCATCTTTGGTTAGCTGGACCTGGACTCACCAATGGGTATACTGGGCTGGACCACTTATTGGTGGTGGGCTTGCTGGATTTATCTATGAATTCATCTTCATTAGCCACTCTCATGAGCAAATCCCAAGTGGAGATTTTTAA